Genomic segment of Harmonia axyridis chromosome 6, icHarAxyr1.1, whole genome shotgun sequence:
tgtacaagaaaacactggaaattgttttgaagttcatacctctaccgctagcttaatagaaaaattaattttactcgaaaatgttccatatcaaattgaaacaaaaaaatcatcactgtaatccttggaaaattctgtatctttttgaactgtcactttcgattttatgaCATCGAATAAAGGTAGGGGAAAAGATCGTAgaatctagaaaaaaaaaaggtaattctcatcgccaccatttttctcataaaaatcccattaactcatgaaccattgagttttcaaccaaggtatgacatattgccaaaattttcgtcaaaaaagctatctaatgatgcaataatatacagggtgtaccattTGGAATAACCAAGTACCTACTACTTTTTGACATGAGCGGCAACACCGCagcactgaaaatattttagatcaatAGTGCAGTTGTTCTTGTCTAAGAAACCAAACTTAAAATGAATTCTTGCTTTCTGTTCTCCGTAAACATCTAACGTATCATCGACCGTGATACACgttcatcatttattcattagaattcagtagagcatatttattgtttattacactCCACGTTTCCTAAATCACttttctattcaaaatttgaattcattaaaaataattacacttaaTACATTTTTCCTTCCTTaaaatacttaaaaaaaaagtgtggAGTGTTCCACACCAAATCTCTGAATATAAATTCAACTGAACACTTGAAATTAACTGACAAAATGAAGCATTGCAAAGTAAATGAAGGATGTAacattatgttattattatccATTATGTTCTGaattaatatttaaatttcttaCAGAAATGCTCGGACGAAAcagaggaaaatgaaaagcaaaaCGAAGAAGAACCTATTGAAGAGAAAGAAAACGAACTTGTGGATCATATTGATTCGAAGACTctgaaatatcattttcaatCTACCCAGAACGAATTGAAAAAGAAGATCGAAGTATTAGAGCAACTTTGCAAATCGCACCAGGAGAAGAATGAAGAAGTGAGCGCCTTGTATGAGGAAGAGAAAACACTTCTGTCTAAGTTTGAGGCAGACAATAAAGAATTGAAAGATGAACTCAGCGTCTGTAGAGAGAACTTGGAAAGAAGTCGCAGAGAAAATTATGATTTAAAAAATGAGGTCAATTTTTTGTTGGCATCGAAGGAGATTGGTGCTGGAGATTCGCTCACTGAGCCATCagtggaaaaagaaaaaattactctTGTGGAACAGTCTTCAAGTGAAAAAGTTATTAGCTATGAAGAACTTGTGGCGGTAGAGGAAGAATTGGTTTTATTAAAAGAACGTTTCTCTCAAGTTAACTCGGAGAAAGTAAAACTCTTGCAAGATATTAAAGGACTCGAAAAAGAATACATTTCTGTTAAAAATCATTCGCATAATATGACTTTCTTATATGTTGCTCCGTTGGTGCTCATTGTGCTTTATCTCCTAATGAGCAATATGTTTTCCTGATTTACGGCGATCCTTTTTATGTTCTTCTATTTTTCACTTGAGTTTctcattaaaataataaataatacatgATGTATGCTgtgctatatttttttatatttaagaGGTGTTCAATGTGGAATATCTTTCGATAAAActgttcatttttattataaatttttatattcactaTTTCGAATCGAGAATGTACCATTCTTGATAtagaattgaataattaaaatcatTGCAAACATtgccataaaatattgattcttttttgttgaattatGTTCTCTCTGTACTAGCAACAACTTattcgactaatatttcaatttcagccTCCAGTTTGTTGGACAAAAGGGTGATTATAATTTCCTGTTTTTTTAAAtacatattccaaaaaaataatcaaatattcaacattttgatAATGACTGATAAATATAGATATCATACTGGAAATAAGAATAAAATACAACTACAATGCTATTTGAAATGTTAAAATAATCCTGAAGGCTTTCACAACCAGGTTGTTCAACAGAGTTGGAAAATTCCAGGTACAATGGTCTCGTGGATTTTTCATCTAAGGTTAAGCATTTTCAGAGATTACCCGAGTAGTAGATTGTGAGTAGACATTAGATTTCTCCGAAGTGGTTGTTTTTAACGGTAAAGATATTAATACTTTCTCCATTAGAGTCAGGAAATTTGCTTTATCCCCTTCATTTCTGATTGGTTTAGTTCGAGTGCCATTTATTGCTGAGCAACCAGTTCAGAGAAATCCAGTATTAAACCCAATCTCCTACAGAGgaacctctgaagatgcttacTGTAGTAGGACCATGATTAGAAAGCTCCAAGTTTCTAACGATGTTGGCAATAATAATCGCTCTTTCTTTTCATCATTAATTAATGATTAGAATATCAGCTTAACTCATTTACGTTATCATAGCAAGTTATGATGTTtgtgaaaggaaaaaatttccACAGAACACCACAAATCTTGCAATATTATATTTAGACTTTTATTTCGTTTTTGCTCTAATAATTTATATCGATCAAACTTATTGTGCTCATCATCTCATTGCCATTTGAAGAGTTAGATTAGCTTCTTCACGTATTAGCTTCTTTttgtattgaaatgaaaaacgaGCCTTATTGcatcaaagaaaaaatctttGAGAATGAAAATCAGAAAGGAAGATTTTTAGTTTGTCCATGTATTTTTGATGTTATTTTAGTTGTGATAATTTTATATAGCATGTTGGATGTTTATGTTAtctaatttaaaataatttatcaCTTTATTTATAAAACATGAGAATAATTAACATTGTTTTCTCTTTTATTGCTTATGTATGCGAGTGTTTTCCTAAAGCTATTTTCCATTGTTGGCAACAAACTTCGCCTTTCAAACATTGGCAGTTCAGCtgtttgaaacaaaattttgcacATTTTCATGTAAGTGAACATTCAACAAGTTCTTCACTTGAAAGTCTCTTTGGAAGTAAATGTCCTTTCTCAGGTTTGTCATTTTGTACACTCGTAAAAAAGTTAAAGTAGTAAAAAAATAGACTGAAAATATGAGGTTTCCTGATTCTCAATTTGATTACAGCTTGAAAGTCTCCTTGTCTTCAATTCTCACAGAATTTGGTGTGCATTAAAGGCtaggaaaaaattttgaagatgaCCTTGTGATTGAATTGtacaaattaatgaatattgttATCTGCTCTAAAGTCTGAGGCTCAGGATAACTAATACTTTGAGTTTTCAGATCAGCAGAATGTAGTGAAAAGTtgtattatttatgtatttatctttttatttttcatttcctgaTAGTGATATCCATagtatattttttgttcataatgaATGTGTATATACTCAATATCATAATTATTAAATAGATCCAGAAAACTAATCTCGAATCATTATTATTACTGCAAGTAAACCTTCCAAGtcgttagagaaaaaaattattttcacatCTGAAATTCAACAGTTTTTTAAACTATTAAGAAGTGTACCGTAGTTGTCACATCAGTCTGACATTGTTAAGGTCAAAGCCACCTAAGACTGAAATCTTTTCCATTTAgtgaacagttttttcaattgtttcaaATATGAGGtaaaaggaaataatgaaccactgagtgaaattttccatgtttttttgttattgatttatttttccttaatttcaaaaaattcaaatactGCTGCCATAGAAAATTATTCATCTATCTTAATCTAGCAACAAAAAAAGTTTCAAGGAGAACAGAAATTTAAAGATATTTATTTAAGAATACATAAAATACAATTCGAAGTGCTGAGAATTTGTATTATATTCATAGTGAAAACTCCatgaaattatataatatatttataaatcGATTTCTTCTCAACAAATATATAAACTAATATTAAAGGAATAGTAATAAACAGTACAATAAATTTACAGATAATGAGTAAATATAACAATTCATTAGCAGCTTACTGttcttttttgttgttgttattagttGCGTTGTTATAGGAAGGTGGATTTTCCtgttgaataaaatttattttaattttaaaattcaaaaccaTAAATGGTATATTCCAAATTGGAAATAATTCATACTTACATAATAAGCAGGTGGTGGTACATAAGCCATCTGAGGTTGATTGGGATCATAATAAGCTGATTGTGCTGCCTCTGCTGCTTTAGCGTctgaaaataattcttttgaTTAACAAAATTTGATGAGATTAATAATTTACAAAATCAATTGTTAGAAAGCATTGTAGAGATTTTTAATCTTTTATCAAGACAGACCTTACGTGGAAGTTTTATATAGTTGACAGTagtgttaataaaaaaattactcgataatTTCAAACAGTTCTTCTGTAATTAATGACACAATCACGAGGAGTCTACAATCAACGTTTCTGCCACCaatcatatatatttatatacatataacaaaaaaaaaaaaaaacataaatatgagCACTTCACATTTACATATTTGCCAAAAACATCCATATAAAATTTTCCTTGAGTCTACAAGACCTTACTGacttgtatacagggtgtttcctaaacaaaTTCACATATTATTCTCTGAGCGATTAGGAATTCTATGAcggaaaatgttttattttcaagataattgttctcaaataaataacaaattgcTAGATAATTGAACGATATTTGGTATGAAAGGACACCTTATAGAAGTGCTTGTTTTACGTTAAATACCTTTTCTTCAACAACTACAGTGGAATTTGAATTCTCATtcaatttagaacaaaaaagGCTGCTGCTTCTTTTTTCTAGGTTTCACCACTCTTCAGTCAACATTTAAAAACTGTTTCATGAAAATGCGGTAAAAATTCAGAACATaattattaacaaaaaattttattattgcaTTTTGGAAACAAAGCCTATTCTTTCCTACCCTGAATTTGTTCCAAATTTTtaggaaacactctgtatatcacTAGAGAACTAAAATAAGTGCCCACAGGTGAGAAACTTAATATAAGACAATTTTGGATCAATCAGATATTCATACAAATGTGATTTCATCTTAATCCACATCTCTTTAATATAATACTGGCAAGCAATTTCATCCTTAAAATTTCGAGTTTCTAGGTTGTATTGTTAGAGAATTataatatttagatattttttttagatttttattcGACTACAGATTTCTCATCAGGAATTCGAACttcatcgtttgagaccatccaTGGTTCAAAGTTTgaattgtgacgaaataatacAGCGTTTATTTAGGTGAAGGAGCGctcaaaaattgtaataaaacatcACATATTGCGACAAGAAGTTTTAGTTACAACTTGAAGTTGTCAAGCagcaaaaacatttttattgggTGAAAATTACAGCGCATCACAATATTCTTCgatttataaatataaatgaagTAGAACTAATTCCATATCAAGTCATATAGTTTCAATGAACAATCGTTAACTCATACAAAGAAGTTCAAGTGGCATTTTCAGACacttatttgaaatttgaacttCAGTCAAGTTCCTCTGCTGATTTCTAAACTATTTTCCACTCAATAAGCTTATATAACATAATTGCACATCAAACAGACAGATTTTCGGCCTATTAGCCGTGGTCTAGTCGGTTTTTCACAACGTTTCTTTTATTATTgcggtaagcatcttcagaCGTTTCTAGGTCATAAATTGTCGGGGTTGGATTTCCCCAATATGATTCAGGGTTCTCTCCAAATGCAGTATTTATATGTACTCTCTCCACTAGAGGGGGCGGAGCTATGGGGTTCACCCCCTACACTTCTGGTAGACCTAGGTTTCGTGAGATCTATTGCTGATAACCAAGCAGCGTGCACTATTGGTGTTTCTTCTCTTCTGTTGATGTTATTcgaaaatttgtaaattttgaTGACTTTCTATTAGTAGTAACTCTAGATGTCTGAGATGATTTCTGTTCTTGAGAAAAAGATGGTATATTCGTTGGTGAGGGCATGTTGGCAGAGtatgaactttttcattttggTTCAATTGCCAACACTGCTGCTGGAACCGGGCTCCAATGCTTCTTTTTGTAGACTCAATGTGAACTTTTTCACAATCACAAGATATCCTGTATACAGCAGCTTTTGAAAGTGGATAAATTTTATCTTTAGCACTCCTTAAGACTTCTCTCCCAGTTGTTGTCTTGGTTTGTAAATTGGTTCTATGTTCTGTCTTTTAAGAAGTTTTTCTATTTCATCAGTCACCAATGGTATGAATGGCAAGTATGCTCTCCCATTATTTCTGGAACCctattttcttttggttgacgTCATAGTCTTATTGCttgttcgatttttttcaaactacaaCTATTAGATAAGAAGGTTCATCTCAAGTGATTCAATTCCTCCTGGACTTATTTTGGCTCAAATATATGTCAGGTTCTTTCTACAAGTGTTATGATCACTCCTCGTTCTTGTTGTGAATGGTGTTGAGAATCCTTGTGCAGAGTCCTAGTTCATCCCTAAAATCCCCCTGTGGAGAGACTATAAATACCTCATCTGGAGttaaaaatcaaagaaattcaGAGCCGAGTTACAATCTACAACCTAGAAACCTATGAAGATGCTTATCATAGAAGTAATCGAAATGTCAAGTGAAACAGCCTAGACCATGGTTAGAACCCAGAGTTTTCCAATTCTGTCGAACAATCTGGCTTTGAAAGCCTTCAACATCAGACAAATTTTATCACACTTTTTTGTATTGAAGAATTCTTTTTCAAGAGctcaaaaattttccaccaaaaagaaaaaaaaatagaccgctcttattttatatttagatTCTCACCAGCGGAGCTGAACCCAGGCTGTTGCATGCCACCAGACGCCCCAGGAGCAAACCCAGCAGCACCTGGTGGACCGTAACCCGGTTGTGAGAAACCAAAACCTTGTGGTTGAGGTGGATACCCGAATCCTTGAGCTCCTTGAGGATGAGGGGCATGTCCAGGAACGTTTATACCTGGATAAGGTGGGGGAGCATCTGTCATGAAGACAGCACCTGTTGGTGGTTGTTGTGGAAACACGTTAGTTGGCGGACTCCACCCGTAGTAACCTTGAGGGGGTGGGGCATACGCCGGAGGCGGAGCAGCATACCATTGAGTTTGAGGCGGTACATAAGGTGGTGGGGCATCCCTTTGGGCATTTCTTGTAGCTGTAAATAAGGATTTTGTTTTACTATATtattgtaaatttgaatatttcttgtGTTCCAATGAAAAGGAGCCAACCCTATATTTCTCATGTTATAATGACTTGCGATATTAATTCAGATACGGTCATTAATATTTGTAGAGGAACAATTACTACCATACTTTTTGAGTCCCTCTATGAAGGGGCGCTACAAACGCAAGAATTTTAATAAGGATAAGGGGTCGAGTGACACCTCTTCAATAGTATTTGAATTTACCTTTTAGAAATGTCCAACTTGAGTCTCCGAGATCAGTATTTAGACAATATGACGAATTTTCTTTTCTGATCGTTTCATTCTATTTATTATGCGCATCAAATCATATATgtttaaaaaatgttttaacACCAGGCCCCACTAAATGTATGTCAAATTTCCAAGTtcgatttatgtttttgtatcGCCACCATTATAGCTCAATTCAAACTTTTAATTCGAatgatttccaatttttttagtGTACAATTAAATGAGCCaatcagaaaattaaatttctcaACATTTCTGAAGGGGAAAttcaaagatattcaaaatgaggtGTCACTCGACTTAtatcaataaaaagaaaaaataaaatgattcaAAACTACCGTTCTTGTTAGTCCTtaaagtaatttatttttttgattcattgCCTCTTCTCTTAAAGGTTTGGATAATTCTATTTATGTATTTCTTTTtggataatataataattttgtttttattgaaagaaTTCTACTGATTCTATATGtcaaaagtaaatgaaaaaccataataaagtataatactcatttgaatttaattattgtGAAAGTAACCAAAATTACCAAGGTCATCACACAGAAATCCACCAAAATTCAACATATTTTCAACAAGGAtgtcatcttcagaaacaatattttactaacaaaattcgaaatacatATTAAACTACTACCACTACTTGATCCATTACAAACTACTATCCATTATGACACCACTTTGATAAGCTTTCTCTTTTCCACTACACAGACTAAATAAATTAATGTTAATGGGTGTTTAATCAAAATTGAGCCACTCTTTAAAACATTTCCATTGttctcaaaaatgtttcatttgaattatttaaaagtTTCAACAATGCATATCccgttttcaaaatattgagtGCAAATATcgttatgattattttttatgtgactTATTTGTTACTTCTATCTTGTCAATATTATGGAAAGTTTAACCTGTACATACTTTATTGTAATCTCTGCAactaatttatttgaatttatataaaattttttcaaatgtatttcccaaaatttttatttttgaaagctAGTTTTTCGatcacttttttgaaaatttagaatttattgtaatgttttcaattttcttgagAGTTTCAGGGTGAAATGCTTCAAAAGTAATGCCTGCCTTGGAGAGTAATTCAAGAATTGctgtttataataaattttaGTACCAAATAATTTACCATgctattttctttttgtttcatggaattgaaaaaagtctactaacaaaaaaatgtaaactACCTGTTTTGTGAGGCCTAAGAGCCATCGAGTCAGCCACAATATATTTATCAGCATTGATAGATTTGCTATAAATATTAAAGTTCATTGAATTTGAActatatcttgaaaatttcaaatctaaAAAAGGTGtcatataattattaattttcctCTTGAAGTAAAATATATCTTTTCAGATACAACtatgataacttaataataataatttggtttTTTGGATCTTAAATAAAGAACCTTACTTccgacttctaatgttgatccATTTtcctgaataaataaaataatacatgGTCTTTATAATTGTAATATTATAGTGGCCTTTGAAATGTTGTTAACTATTATTTACTTATACTGACAACTATTCTATAAggtaaaatttcgaaattaacaaTCATAAACTGTGTATAAAAATTTAGTAAACTTTTTTCCAAACCTACCATAAGTAAATTAAACATATTTTTCAAAGGccactataataataatatgaattttttataaataGGTATGTTTCATAAACATGAATCAGCTGATTTTTATAAAAAGTGACATCAAAGCAGAGAACCATACCTTGAAATCTTTATCTATTcaatgtaaacaaaaaaaactgatttAAGACTTTTTTCACCACTTATTCAAATTACAAACAAAAGAgttaaagaaaaatttgaaatattttaaagatATAATGGATGTAATATTGTGTAATTCTGATGTATGAATAGAACTCACCCAATTGGGCTGCTTTCAACATAGCTTCTCCAAAATCAATTGCTCCCCCAGTTTTGAATGTCACTTTGAATTTAGCTTCACCAATCCAGTTTCCATTCGGTTGGGCCCGTACTTTTCCTTTGATGTAATTAGCCCCAAATATAGGTTGTTCAACACCAACCTAAAATAACATTGTCAGTGAGAGTATTCAAAAGAGTAAGATTTCCTTTTACCTCACTCAATGTaataaatggaaaactaaatgATTGCATGGGATCGCTTCCAGCCTTATTATTAAAAATCATTCGATGAGTTGTTAGATAAATGCGTCCATGTTTCGAACCATTGAAGGCAGGTTCATTCTGGCCAGACCATTCAATTGTAACATTTTCACAAAAGAGCAATATACTAAAAATTAATTGTTATTTCTAGTTTCCAAAATCATGTTATATTATTTTGCTTACCATTCACCAGAATGTATCAATACTCCACCATTCAGATGAGCAGTGTTCAACgacatattttaaaataatagacgttataattaaatattttcaaccTTCATTAAATTATCTCCAAGGAAAATTCCAGACACTTCCTTTTTACTTGTGGTAATTATTGTGGTGTGTGGTTTGACAGCAATTGACAAGATAACAAAACTGGAGATAGAGATGTCAGATTTCTTAGAAGAatgtttcttcttctttgaCTTAGAAAACATTTATGGATATGTTATAATTactcaatttttgaatatttatcgaATACCATTCATagataattttcaaatcttatgagcttttcaacatttttgaaaaaagcaATAATGTTCTAAAAATAAGAGCGGGGTTCTTTGGGTTGCTCATGCCACTGTTTTTGTTTACCTTACTTTTCTTTTATCTCTCTGACATCCTACCAGTAGAATAAAACTGCTCTGAAATAGGTTTTTTATCAGTAGGAAAGCATGAATCATGGctaagttatttttttttggagtaattttttgttcaatattagttTTTATAAAATGTGATGAAtctgaaaaatgtattattcgagatgctacaaACCCTTGTGTTTGCTACTTCGAAGACAacagaaaaattgatatttctcgTTTATTTCTAACTGAGAAAAACGCACCTGAAGGCAGATTCTTGGAAACTGATATAAAAAACTACCGTTTCTTTTTCCATGGATGTACATCTGCACAATTCAAACCTTCAGATTATGATATTTTACCTTCTCAATACAACAAAACATTAACAGGTTCTGTAtgttcttttgatatttgatgCTATTGAAATACACTACTAACAATTTCAGTTGATCGTATCTCGTACAACAAcagacaaaaaaaatgaaacaaagacAAATGTTGACGTTATAGGAACCCCAGTTGACATTGGATATAATGTTTTAGCAAATGAAGAAGAGCCATATGAACTAATATACAGAAACAAAAATAAGTGAGTATAAAAAATTGCTATGCAATGCAGAAAACAACCAGTTTTAATAATTTATACAAGCTCTAAGTTTCTGGAAGACTGGGGAAATGCAAATAAAATAATcttgtatgatttttttttcagtattacAGCTGCATTTCGATTAATATGCACTCATTTTAAAACATCTTATATTCAAATAATAGGAGATCCTGAAAGTGGGGTAAATTTGGTTAGAAGTATTGAATGAACTGAtcaattaatattcaaatttcagcAATTCACACTCAATTCTCCATATGCATGTGTTATTCAAGCCCCAGATGAAACTAGTACAGGTGCAACGTTGTTATTGATATTTCTTATAACTTGCATTATCTATTTTGTTGGTGGTGGTAGTTTATTATATTTCATGAGAGGCGCTAGAGGACTTGAAGTTATCCCAAATATTGACTTCTGGAGAAAACTGCCAGGTTTAATAAGAGTGAGTATGAAATATAATCAGAGTAGGTACATTGAACATTTAGAAAATAGTTTTGATATGTTTATATTGGTTTTATTATATTTGGATATTGTAAATCATCATATAATTCTTTAACTTCATATTGTTCAAGTCTtaacaacaatatttttttaggaTGGTACACTCTTTCTCTTTGGTGGGTGTAATACAAATTACCTATCATCATCAGATGCGTATGACCGAATTTAAAATTGATTACCAAAGTTTACTGTGACTGATTTTTTCCTAAATGTACAAATATGAGAGCTGAATAgaaatttttaagaaatataTAAGTTTGGTAATGTATTGCTAGTATGTATAGATTTCTTAATGATGTGATCAGAATAAACGTCCCCCAATTTCGAATAAATTAGAGTTTTTTTTTCCCCAATTCCTATTACTCAAAGAGCGCCATCTATGTGCCAGTAATGAACTATTGTTGCCCCAATTGGGTGTAATGAAATTAACATTGAATCAGCAAAATACAGAAGTACCTGAGCTTTCAAGAAAATGACtatttattatgttatttactgTTTTTTATTCAAAGGAAATCTGCAAAGATTTTCTTTTCGTACTAATATGGAGGTATAATTCAATTGACCAAGAATTTGAACTTTTAtacaaaatatatacatataaattcaAAGGGAATTGagaatataaaaatcaatagcTTTTTAAATTCTGGGCTAAGTAAACTGAAAAATTTAGTGTGGTTAGAAACTTTATC
This window contains:
- the LOC123682987 gene encoding WW domain-binding protein 2 isoform X1 — protein: MSLNTAHLNGGVLIHSGECILLFCENVTIEWSGQNEPAFNGSKHGRIYLTTHRMIFNNKAGSDPMQSFSFPFITLSEVGVEQPIFGANYIKGKVRAQPNGNWIGEAKFKVTFKTGGAIDFGEAMLKAAQLATRNAQRDAPPPYVPPQTQWYAAPPPAYAPPPQGYYGWSPPTNVFPQQPPTGAVFMTDAPPPYPGINVPGHAPHPQGAQGFGYPPQPQGFGFSQPGYGPPGAAGFAPGASGGMQQPGFSSADAKAAEAAQSAYYDPNQPQMAYVPPPAYYENPPSYNNATNNNNKKEQ
- the LOC123682987 gene encoding WW domain-binding protein 2 isoform X2 encodes the protein MSLNTAHLNGGVLIHSGECILLFCENVTIEWSGQNEPAFNGSKHGRIYLTTHRMIFNNKAGSDPMQSFSFPFITLSEVGVEQPIFGANYIKGKVRAQPNGNWIGEAKFKVTFKTGGAIDFGEAMLKAAQLATRNAQRDAPPPYVPPQTQWYAAPPPAYAPPPQGYYGWSPPTNVFPQQPPTGAVFMTDAPPPYPDAKAAEAAQSAYYDPNQPQMAYVPPPAYYENPPSYNNATNNNNKKEQ
- the LOC123682988 gene encoding uncharacterized protein LOC123682988, producing MAKLFFFGVIFCSILVFIKCDESEKCIIRDATNPCVCYFEDNRKIDISRLFLTEKNAPEGRFLETDIKNYRFFFHGCTSAQFKPSDYDILPSQYNKTLTGSLIVSRTTTDKKNETKTNVDVIGTPVDIGYNVLANEEEPYELIYRNKNNITAAFRLICTHFKTSYIQIIGDPESGQFTLNSPYACVIQAPDETSTGATLLLIFLITCIIYFVGGGSLLYFMRGARGLEVIPNIDFWRKLPGLIRDGTLFLFGGCNTNYLSSSDAYDRI